One window of Vitis riparia cultivar Riparia Gloire de Montpellier isolate 1030 chromosome 5, EGFV_Vit.rip_1.0, whole genome shotgun sequence genomic DNA carries:
- the LOC117914294 gene encoding anaphase-promoting complex subunit 7, whose protein sequence is MDVPRDQVTTLMEHGLYTSAQMLGCFLVSSSAVNPETSPHIKAESLVLLGDALFREREHRRAIHTYKQALQHYKIIPRQNSTTRISLSTSNRSSSPNSFNISAINENEVKFKIASCHCAINENVAALAEMEGIPSKARNLQMNLLMGKLHRNSRQNRAAIACYKECLRHCPYVIEAIIALAELGVSAKDILSLFPQTPNRSGRPPFDHFDSSRWLQRYVEAQCCIASNDYKGGLELFTELLQRFPNNIHILLEIAKVEAIIGKNDEAIMNFEKARSIDPHIITYMDEYAMLLMIKSDHLKLNKLVHDLLSIDPTRPEVFVALSVVWERKEERGALSYAEKSIRIDERHIPGYIMKGNLYLSMNRPDAAVVAFRGAQELKPDLRSYQGLVRSYLALSKIKEALYVAREAMKAMPQSAKALKLVGDVHASNSGGREKAKKFYESALRLEPGYLGAALALAELHVMEGRTGDAISLLERYLKDWADDSLHVKLAQVFAATNMLQDALSHYQSALRINAQNEAAKKGLERLEKQMKGVDPDAPEEDEENEVEDADGDQEEAELL, encoded by the exons ATGGATGTTCCCAGAGATCAAGTCACAACCCTCATGGAGCACGGCCTCTACACTTCTGCTCAGATGCTT GgttgttttcttgtttcttcCTCTGCTGTTAATCCCGAAACCAGTCCCCACATCAAGGCTGAAAGCTTG GTGCTTCTGGGTGACGCTTTGTTCCGTGAAAGAGAGCATCGGAGAGCAATT CACACATACAAGCAAGCCTTGCAACACTACAAGATTATTCCCAGACAAAATTCAACAACTAGAATTTCATTGTCAACATCAAACAGGTCTTCTTCTCCaaattcttttaacatttcAGCAATTAACGAAAATGAG GTGAAGTTCAAAATTGCATCGTGTCATTGTGCAATAAATGAGAACGTAGCAGCCCTTGCTGAG aTGGAGGGAATTCCAAGCAAAGCAAGAAATTTGCAGATGAACCTATTAATGGGTAAGCTTCATCGAAATTCTAGACAGAATCGTGCTGCTATTGCTTGTTACAAAGAGTGTCTGAG GCATTGTCCTTATGTCATTGAAGCTATTATTGCTTTAGCTGAATTAGGAGTTTCTGCAAAAGATATTCTATCATTGTTTCCTCAG ACACCAAATAGAAGTGGGAGGCCACCATTTGATCATTTTGACTCGAGTCGTTGGCTGCAA CGTTATGTTGAAGCACAATGTTGTATTGCTTCAAATGATTACAAAG GTGGTCTGGAACTCTTCACAGAACTTCTACAACGTTTTCCTAATAATATACACATATTGCTCGAAATTGCAAAG GTTGAAGCCATTATTGGAAAGAATGATGAGGCCataatgaattttgaaaag GCTCGATCAATTGATCCACATATTATCACTTATATGGATGAGTATGCAATGCTTCTGATGATAAAGTCTGATCATCTAAAGCTGAACAAGTTGGTGCATGATTTGCTGAGTATTGATCCTACAAGGCCTGAAGTTTTTGTGGCTTTGTCTGTGGTGTGGGAGAGGAAAGAAGAGAGAGGTGCCTTGTCTTATGCTGAGAAG AGTATCCGAATTGATGAGAGGCATATACCAGGTTATATCATGAAG GGTAACCTGTATCTATCAATGAATCGGCCAGATGCTGCTGTAGTTGCCTTCAGGGGAGCTCAAGAATTGAAACCTGATCTTCGTTCCTATCAAG GTTTGGTTCGTTCTTATTTGGCACTCTCAAAAATCAAAGAGGCTCTTTATGTTGCCAGGGAGGCAATGAAGGCCATGCCTCAATCTGCAAAGGCTTTAAAGTTAGTTGGGGATGTACATGCTAGTAACTCTGGTGGCAGAGAGAAG GCAAAAAAGTTCTATGAGTCAGCCCTCAGATTGGAACCTGGTTATCTTGGAGCTGCACTAGCTTTAGCTGAGCTCCATGTCATGGAGGGCCGAACTGGGGATGCTATATCTCTGCTTGAGAGATATCTCAAGGACTGGGCGGACGATTCTCTTCATGTCAAGTTGGCTCAAGTATTTGCTGCTACAAATATGTTGCAAGATGCCTTGTCACATTATCAGTCTGCATTGAG GATAAATGCACAGAATGAAGCTGCCAAAAAAGGATTAGAGCGCTTGGAGAAACAGATGAAG ggAGTGGATCCTGATGCacctgaagaagatgaagagaatGAAGTTGAGGATGCTGATGGAGACCAGGAAGAGGCAGAGCTTTTGTGA
- the LOC117913839 gene encoding probable serine/threonine-protein kinase PBL15 isoform X3 has protein sequence MLKPYGAIVGGAAGVLALVAVVVGFVWFCKLQCKNFSNKNSETGSSDPSAPVEWNRRGGPSSAAAPPLSGPQGARQFTMEELEQATKQFNESNLIGYGSFGLVYKGFLSDGTIVAIKRRPGPPRQEFVAEATNLSEIQHRNLVTLLGYCQESGSQMLVFEYLPNGSMCNHLYVHCLTDTGLEATTKLEFKRRLSIALGAAKGLRHLHTLKPPLVHRNFKTANVLVDENFIAKVADTGVSRLLEKIEDAGPSQTPSVNVFQHPDFGVFLLELITGREALYDDSFGSDESLFQWVETRLSINDFVDHRLVGSFTMEGMKDLIKLMLQCMSLSGKWQLKIEKVVLELERIHEKEMALTTGTDEGTTKFTLGSQLFTSK, from the exons ATGTTGAAGCCGTATGGAGCTATAGTTGGAGGTGCTGCGGGGGTGCTTGCACTAGTGGCAGTAGTTGTTGGATTTGTATGGTTTTGCAAGTTACAGTGTAAAAACTTCTCAAACAAGAACTCAGAGACAGGttcctcagatccatctgcacCAG TGGAATGGAATAGGAGAGGTGGACCCAGCTCAGCTGCAGCCCCGCCTCTATCCGGACCACAGGGAGCAAGACAGTTCACAATGGAAGAATTGGAACAAGCTACCAAGCAATTCAATGAAAGCAATCTAATCGGATATGGAAGCTTTGGTTTGGTTTATAAAGGTTTCCTTTCTGATGGGACTATTGTGGCCATCAAAAGGCGTCCAGGCCCTCCTAGACAGGAATTTGTTGCTGAG GCAACTAATTTGTCAGAGATTCAACACCGTAATCTAGTTACTCTTCTGGGTTACTGCCAGGAAAGTGGATCACAAATGTTAGTTTTTGAATATCTACCCAATGGCAGCATGTGCAATCATTTGTATG TTCACTGTTTGACAGATACTGGGCTAGAGGCAACAACAAAACTAGAGTTCAAGCGAAGGCTGTCCATAGCTCTAGGGGCAGCCAAAG GTTTACGTCATTTGCATACTCTAAAGCCTCCCTTAGTACACAGGAATTTCAAGACGGCTAATGTCTTGGTTGATGAGAACTTTATTGCCAAGGTTGCAGATACAGGGGTTTCACGATTActtgaaaaaatagaagatgCAGGTCCATCTCAAACACCCAGTGTCAATGTTTTCCAACATCCAGA CTTTGGAGTTTTCCTCTTGGAGCTTATAACTGGACGGGAGGCCTTATATGATGACTCCTTTGGATCTGATGAAAGCTTATTTCAATGG GTGGAAACTCGTCTGAGTATAAATGATTTTGTGGACCATCGGCTAGTTGGAAGCTTTACCATGGAGGGAATGAAGGACTTGATCAAGCTTATGTTGCAATGCATGAGTCTTTCAGGAAAATGGCAACTGAAGATTGAAAAAGTTGTGCTTGAGCTTGAAAGGATTCATGAAAAAGAGATGGCTCTGACCACAGGCACGGACGAGGGCACTACTAAATTTACTTTGGGGAGCCAACTGTTTACTTCAAAATGA
- the LOC117913839 gene encoding probable serine/threonine-protein kinase PBL21 isoform X1, with protein sequence MLKPYGAIVGGAAGVLALVAVVVGFVWFCKLQCKNFSNKNSETGSSDPSAPVEWNRRGGPSSAAAPPLSGPQGARQFTMEELEQATKQFNESNLIGYGSFGLVYKGFLSDGTIVAIKRRPGPPRQEFVAEATNLSEIQHRNLVTLLGYCQESGSQMLVFEYLPNGSMCNHLYVHCLTDTGLEATTKLEFKRRLSIALGAAKGLRHLHTLKPPLVHRNFKTANVLVDENFIAKVADTGVSRLLEKIEDAGPSQTPSVNVFQHPEIEESRTFSEISDVYSFGVFLLELITGREALYDDSFGSDESLFQWVETRLSINDFVDHRLVGSFTMEGMKDLIKLMLQCMSLSGKWQLKIEKVVLELERIHEKEMALTTGTDEGTTKFTLGSQLFTSK encoded by the exons ATGTTGAAGCCGTATGGAGCTATAGTTGGAGGTGCTGCGGGGGTGCTTGCACTAGTGGCAGTAGTTGTTGGATTTGTATGGTTTTGCAAGTTACAGTGTAAAAACTTCTCAAACAAGAACTCAGAGACAGGttcctcagatccatctgcacCAG TGGAATGGAATAGGAGAGGTGGACCCAGCTCAGCTGCAGCCCCGCCTCTATCCGGACCACAGGGAGCAAGACAGTTCACAATGGAAGAATTGGAACAAGCTACCAAGCAATTCAATGAAAGCAATCTAATCGGATATGGAAGCTTTGGTTTGGTTTATAAAGGTTTCCTTTCTGATGGGACTATTGTGGCCATCAAAAGGCGTCCAGGCCCTCCTAGACAGGAATTTGTTGCTGAG GCAACTAATTTGTCAGAGATTCAACACCGTAATCTAGTTACTCTTCTGGGTTACTGCCAGGAAAGTGGATCACAAATGTTAGTTTTTGAATATCTACCCAATGGCAGCATGTGCAATCATTTGTATG TTCACTGTTTGACAGATACTGGGCTAGAGGCAACAACAAAACTAGAGTTCAAGCGAAGGCTGTCCATAGCTCTAGGGGCAGCCAAAG GTTTACGTCATTTGCATACTCTAAAGCCTCCCTTAGTACACAGGAATTTCAAGACGGCTAATGTCTTGGTTGATGAGAACTTTATTGCCAAGGTTGCAGATACAGGGGTTTCACGATTActtgaaaaaatagaagatgCAGGTCCATCTCAAACACCCAGTGTCAATGTTTTCCAACATCCAGA GATAGAAGAATCAAGAACTTTCTCTGAGATAAGTGATGTATACAGCTTTGGAGTTTTCCTCTTGGAGCTTATAACTGGACGGGAGGCCTTATATGATGACTCCTTTGGATCTGATGAAAGCTTATTTCAATGG GTGGAAACTCGTCTGAGTATAAATGATTTTGTGGACCATCGGCTAGTTGGAAGCTTTACCATGGAGGGAATGAAGGACTTGATCAAGCTTATGTTGCAATGCATGAGTCTTTCAGGAAAATGGCAACTGAAGATTGAAAAAGTTGTGCTTGAGCTTGAAAGGATTCATGAAAAAGAGATGGCTCTGACCACAGGCACGGACGAGGGCACTACTAAATTTACTTTGGGGAGCCAACTGTTTACTTCAAAATGA
- the LOC117913965 gene encoding E3 ubiquitin-protein ligase Topors isoform X1: MEASSPRTSSSSSLLSSSSRMSRGKFVKKVMAPAIEGKSCPICLSHVVDRRAAVITVCLHAYCFRCIRRWSDLKRKCPLCNAHFDSLFYRISLSSQTFLKEKLRPLAEGGTVNFGGENAARRVIRRYWDESNSDGRRTRPLPWRRSFGRPGSLPSDVVAERILQWRASIYSQGMQAVPFSPRNRLKQNISGNSSAKERILQRIEPWIRRELHAILHDPDPAVIVHVATSLFVSSLEESTPLGYLGGEDDFLAPLRSFLHNQTSTFWHELSCFAESTFNMETYDAVVKYEPSG, translated from the exons ATGGAAGCGTCGTCTCCCCGAACATCATCGTCGTCATCGTTGTTGTCGTCGTCGTCGCGGATGAGTCGAGGCAAATTCGTGAAGAAGGTGATGGCGCCGGCAATCGAAGGGAAGTCGTGTCCGATATGCTTGAGCCACGTGGTTGATCGGAGAGCGGCGGTGATCACCGTCTGTCTTCATGCCTACTGCTTCCGATGCATTCGGAGGTGGAGTGATTTGAAGAGGAAATGCCCTCTCTGCAATGCTCACTTCGATTCTCTGTTCTACCGCATTAGCCTCTCTTCTCAAACCTTTCTCAAGGAGAAGCTGCGGCCTCTCGCGGAGGGTGGAACGGTCAATTTTGGAGGTGAAAATGCCGCCCGAAG gGTTATCAGAAGATATTGGGATGAATCAAACAGTGATGGCAGGAGAACAAGGCCTTTGCCATGGCGGCGATCTTTTGGTAGGCCAGGATCTTTGCCTTCCGATGTTGTTGCTGAAAGAATTCTTCAGTGGCGTGCCAG CATATACAGCCAAGGTATGCAGGCTGTTCCTTTTTCTCCCAGGAATCGTCTTAAACAG AATATATCAGGAAATAGCAGTGCCAAAGAAAGAATACTGCAGAGGATTGAACCATGGATTCGAAGAGAGCTGCATGCTATTCTTCATGATCCAGATCCAGCTGTTATTGTTCATGTTGCAACCTCGCTTTTTGTCTCAAGCCTTGAAGAGAGCACTCCTTTAGGATATCTTGGTGGTGAAGATGACTTTCTAGCACCTCTGCGATCTTTTCTGCACAACCAGACTAGTACATTCTGGCATGAACTTAG TTGTTTTGCAGAGAGCACATTTAACATGGAAACGTATGATGCAGTGGTTAAATATGAACCATCGGGTTAA
- the LOC117913839 gene encoding serine/threonine-protein kinase-like protein ACR4 isoform X2 has translation MLKPYGAIVGGAAGVLALVAVVVGFVWFCKLQCKNFSNKNSETGSSDPSAPVEWNRRGGPSSAAAPPLSGPQGARQFTMEELEQATKQFNESNLIGYGSFGLVYKGFLSDGTIVAIKRRPGPPRQEFVAEATNLSEIQHRNLVTLLGYCQESGSQMLVFEYLPNGSMCNHLYDTGLEATTKLEFKRRLSIALGAAKGLRHLHTLKPPLVHRNFKTANVLVDENFIAKVADTGVSRLLEKIEDAGPSQTPSVNVFQHPEIEESRTFSEISDVYSFGVFLLELITGREALYDDSFGSDESLFQWVETRLSINDFVDHRLVGSFTMEGMKDLIKLMLQCMSLSGKWQLKIEKVVLELERIHEKEMALTTGTDEGTTKFTLGSQLFTSK, from the exons ATGTTGAAGCCGTATGGAGCTATAGTTGGAGGTGCTGCGGGGGTGCTTGCACTAGTGGCAGTAGTTGTTGGATTTGTATGGTTTTGCAAGTTACAGTGTAAAAACTTCTCAAACAAGAACTCAGAGACAGGttcctcagatccatctgcacCAG TGGAATGGAATAGGAGAGGTGGACCCAGCTCAGCTGCAGCCCCGCCTCTATCCGGACCACAGGGAGCAAGACAGTTCACAATGGAAGAATTGGAACAAGCTACCAAGCAATTCAATGAAAGCAATCTAATCGGATATGGAAGCTTTGGTTTGGTTTATAAAGGTTTCCTTTCTGATGGGACTATTGTGGCCATCAAAAGGCGTCCAGGCCCTCCTAGACAGGAATTTGTTGCTGAG GCAACTAATTTGTCAGAGATTCAACACCGTAATCTAGTTACTCTTCTGGGTTACTGCCAGGAAAGTGGATCACAAATGTTAGTTTTTGAATATCTACCCAATGGCAGCATGTGCAATCATTTGTATG ATACTGGGCTAGAGGCAACAACAAAACTAGAGTTCAAGCGAAGGCTGTCCATAGCTCTAGGGGCAGCCAAAG GTTTACGTCATTTGCATACTCTAAAGCCTCCCTTAGTACACAGGAATTTCAAGACGGCTAATGTCTTGGTTGATGAGAACTTTATTGCCAAGGTTGCAGATACAGGGGTTTCACGATTActtgaaaaaatagaagatgCAGGTCCATCTCAAACACCCAGTGTCAATGTTTTCCAACATCCAGA GATAGAAGAATCAAGAACTTTCTCTGAGATAAGTGATGTATACAGCTTTGGAGTTTTCCTCTTGGAGCTTATAACTGGACGGGAGGCCTTATATGATGACTCCTTTGGATCTGATGAAAGCTTATTTCAATGG GTGGAAACTCGTCTGAGTATAAATGATTTTGTGGACCATCGGCTAGTTGGAAGCTTTACCATGGAGGGAATGAAGGACTTGATCAAGCTTATGTTGCAATGCATGAGTCTTTCAGGAAAATGGCAACTGAAGATTGAAAAAGTTGTGCTTGAGCTTGAAAGGATTCATGAAAAAGAGATGGCTCTGACCACAGGCACGGACGAGGGCACTACTAAATTTACTTTGGGGAGCCAACTGTTTACTTCAAAATGA
- the LOC117913839 gene encoding probable serine/threonine-protein kinase PBL15 isoform X4: protein MEELEQATKQFNESNLIGYGSFGLVYKGFLSDGTIVAIKRRPGPPRQEFVAEATNLSEIQHRNLVTLLGYCQESGSQMLVFEYLPNGSMCNHLYVHCLTDTGLEATTKLEFKRRLSIALGAAKGLRHLHTLKPPLVHRNFKTANVLVDENFIAKVADTGVSRLLEKIEDAGPSQTPSVNVFQHPEIEESRTFSEISDVYSFGVFLLELITGREALYDDSFGSDESLFQWVETRLSINDFVDHRLVGSFTMEGMKDLIKLMLQCMSLSGKWQLKIEKVVLELERIHEKEMALTTGTDEGTTKFTLGSQLFTSK from the exons ATGGAAGAATTGGAACAAGCTACCAAGCAATTCAATGAAAGCAATCTAATCGGATATGGAAGCTTTGGTTTGGTTTATAAAGGTTTCCTTTCTGATGGGACTATTGTGGCCATCAAAAGGCGTCCAGGCCCTCCTAGACAGGAATTTGTTGCTGAG GCAACTAATTTGTCAGAGATTCAACACCGTAATCTAGTTACTCTTCTGGGTTACTGCCAGGAAAGTGGATCACAAATGTTAGTTTTTGAATATCTACCCAATGGCAGCATGTGCAATCATTTGTATG TTCACTGTTTGACAGATACTGGGCTAGAGGCAACAACAAAACTAGAGTTCAAGCGAAGGCTGTCCATAGCTCTAGGGGCAGCCAAAG GTTTACGTCATTTGCATACTCTAAAGCCTCCCTTAGTACACAGGAATTTCAAGACGGCTAATGTCTTGGTTGATGAGAACTTTATTGCCAAGGTTGCAGATACAGGGGTTTCACGATTActtgaaaaaatagaagatgCAGGTCCATCTCAAACACCCAGTGTCAATGTTTTCCAACATCCAGA GATAGAAGAATCAAGAACTTTCTCTGAGATAAGTGATGTATACAGCTTTGGAGTTTTCCTCTTGGAGCTTATAACTGGACGGGAGGCCTTATATGATGACTCCTTTGGATCTGATGAAAGCTTATTTCAATGG GTGGAAACTCGTCTGAGTATAAATGATTTTGTGGACCATCGGCTAGTTGGAAGCTTTACCATGGAGGGAATGAAGGACTTGATCAAGCTTATGTTGCAATGCATGAGTCTTTCAGGAAAATGGCAACTGAAGATTGAAAAAGTTGTGCTTGAGCTTGAAAGGATTCATGAAAAAGAGATGGCTCTGACCACAGGCACGGACGAGGGCACTACTAAATTTACTTTGGGGAGCCAACTGTTTACTTCAAAATGA
- the LOC117914737 gene encoding probable serine/threonine-protein phosphatase 2A regulatory subunit B'' subunit TON2 encodes MYSGSSDGEGHEAPTRKIPPASSMLWVRNLRRFIGSGTGLGSEALMELETKRILLDIFKEKQQKSAEAGSIPSFYKKKPEEGSISHRVQRLAKYRFLRKQSDLLLNADDLDAMWVCLRENCVIDDATNAEKMNYEDFCHIASVCTEQIGPKCRRFFSPSNFMKFEKDESGRIAILPFYLYVMRTVSLTQARIDMSELDEDSDGFLQPHEMEAYIRGLIPNLAQLRDMPAAFVQMYCRIAAHKFFFFCDPHRRGKACIKKVLLSNCLQELMELHQESEEEVTDTEQAENWFSLTSAQRICDMFLALDKDMNGTLSKQELREYADGTLTEIFIERAFDEHVRRGKSGGGNAREMDFESFLDFVLALENKDTPEGLTYLFRCLDLHGRGYLTTADIHTLFRDVHQKWIEGGNYELCIEDVRDEIWDMVKPADELRITLADLLACKQGGTVASMLIDVRGFWAHDNRENLLQEEEEPEEE; translated from the exons ATGTACAGTGGGTCCAGCGATGGCGAAGGCCACGAAGCCCCGACGCGGAAGATCCCGCCGGCGTCGTCGATGCTGTGGGTCCGGAACCTTCGCCGGTTCATCGGATCCGGTACCGGACTCGGATCCGAAGCACTGATGG AACTTGAGACGAAAAGAATCTTGCTTGACATTTTTAAAGAGAAGCAACAAAAGAGTGCTGAAGCTGGCTCAATCCCAAGTTTCTATAAAAAG AAACCTGAAGAAGGGTCCATCAGTCACCGGGTCCAGAGGCTGGCAAAATATCGTTTTTTAAGG AAACAATCGGATCTTTTATTAAATGCTGATGATTTAGATGCAATGTGGGTTTGCTTAAGAGAAAATTGTGTGATTGATGATGCCACAAATGCTGAAAAG ATGAATTATGAAGATTTTTGCCACATTGCCTCTGTTTGTACGGAGCAAATAGGCCCTAAGTGTCGACGCTTTTTCAGCCCTTCCAATTTCATGAAGTTTGAGAAAGATGAGTCTGGAAGAATTGCCATTCTTCCCTTTTACCTTTATGTGATGCGCACA GTTTCACTTACACAGGCCAGAATTGATATGAGTGAGCTTGATGAGGATTCTGATGGCTTCCTTCAACCCCAT gaAATGGAGGCCTATATACGAGGACTTATTCCCAATCTGGCACAACTACGGGATATGCCTGCAGCCTTTGTTCAAATGTACTGCCGCATTGCTGCGCacaaattcttcttcttttgtgaTCCTCATAGACGAG GAAAAGCCTGCATAAAGAAGGTGTTGCTTAGTAACTGTCTCCAGGAATTAATGGAACTGCACCAG GAAAGTGAGGAAGAAGTCACTGATACCGAGCAAGCTGAAAACTGGTTCTCTTTGACATCTGCCCAACGAATATGTG ATATGTTTCTTGCACTCGATAAAGATATGAATGGAACATTGAGCAAGCAAGAGCTTCGAGAATATGCAGATGGAACATTAACTGAAATTTTCATTGAGAGAG CATTTGATGAGCACGTTCGTCGTGGCAAAAGTGGAGGGGGTAATGCTCGGGAgatggattttgaaagttttcttgattttgttcTGGCCCTTGAAAATAAAGACACGCCAGAAGGTTTAACATATTTGTTTCGGTGCCTCGATCTTCATGGACGGGGATACCTCACAACAGCAGATATTCACACGCTTTTCAG GGATGTACACCAGAAATGGATTGAGGGAGGCAATTATGAACTATGTATTGAGGATGTTAGGGATGAAATTTGGGATATGGTGAAGCCAGCTGACGAGCTAAGAATTACATTGGCTGATCTACTAGCTTGTAAACAGGGTGGAACTGTTGCCAGCATGCTAATTGATGTGCGTGGGTTCTGGGCGCATGACAATAGAGAAAATCTTCTCCAAGAAGAGGAAGAGCCAGAAGAAGAATGA
- the LOC117913965 gene encoding E3 ubiquitin-protein ligase Topors isoform X2 yields MEASSPRTSSSSSLLSSSSRMSRGKFVKKVMAPAIEGKSCPICLSHVVDRRAAVITVCLHAYCFRCIRRWSDLKRKCPLCNAHFDSLFYRISLSSQTFLKEKLRPLAEGGTVNFGGENAARRRYWDESNSDGRRTRPLPWRRSFGRPGSLPSDVVAERILQWRASIYSQGMQAVPFSPRNRLKQNISGNSSAKERILQRIEPWIRRELHAILHDPDPAVIVHVATSLFVSSLEESTPLGYLGGEDDFLAPLRSFLHNQTSTFWHELSCFAESTFNMETYDAVVKYEPSG; encoded by the exons ATGGAAGCGTCGTCTCCCCGAACATCATCGTCGTCATCGTTGTTGTCGTCGTCGTCGCGGATGAGTCGAGGCAAATTCGTGAAGAAGGTGATGGCGCCGGCAATCGAAGGGAAGTCGTGTCCGATATGCTTGAGCCACGTGGTTGATCGGAGAGCGGCGGTGATCACCGTCTGTCTTCATGCCTACTGCTTCCGATGCATTCGGAGGTGGAGTGATTTGAAGAGGAAATGCCCTCTCTGCAATGCTCACTTCGATTCTCTGTTCTACCGCATTAGCCTCTCTTCTCAAACCTTTCTCAAGGAGAAGCTGCGGCCTCTCGCGGAGGGTGGAACGGTCAATTTTGGAGGTGAAAATGCCGCCCGAAG AAGATATTGGGATGAATCAAACAGTGATGGCAGGAGAACAAGGCCTTTGCCATGGCGGCGATCTTTTGGTAGGCCAGGATCTTTGCCTTCCGATGTTGTTGCTGAAAGAATTCTTCAGTGGCGTGCCAG CATATACAGCCAAGGTATGCAGGCTGTTCCTTTTTCTCCCAGGAATCGTCTTAAACAG AATATATCAGGAAATAGCAGTGCCAAAGAAAGAATACTGCAGAGGATTGAACCATGGATTCGAAGAGAGCTGCATGCTATTCTTCATGATCCAGATCCAGCTGTTATTGTTCATGTTGCAACCTCGCTTTTTGTCTCAAGCCTTGAAGAGAGCACTCCTTTAGGATATCTTGGTGGTGAAGATGACTTTCTAGCACCTCTGCGATCTTTTCTGCACAACCAGACTAGTACATTCTGGCATGAACTTAG TTGTTTTGCAGAGAGCACATTTAACATGGAAACGTATGATGCAGTGGTTAAATATGAACCATCGGGTTAA